Proteins encoded by one window of Chrysemys picta bellii isolate R12L10 chromosome 10, ASM1138683v2, whole genome shotgun sequence:
- the LOC101932119 gene encoding hexosaminidase D-like: protein MAFPRNQKLNLLRLTVLLIVALAGIKFIFRDSVTLDLHKHISKDNDFWGKAGEEKEKAHPHSQALELSAVKITDPKEDTKKQLSKDFSTTEMRLVHLDLKGAAPKVSYLEQVFPLLSKLGANGILVEYEDMFPFKGELETLKSPYAYSEDDVEKIQQLAALNKLEVVPLVQTFGHVEFILKHDKYRYLREVERFPNSLNPHVPDTLSLLKSMLSQVMDKHRHSSWIHIGADEVFHLGEGMDSKNWISHSDGDVGKMYLNHIKEVVNFIVNQYKGLQVLMWDDMLRKISVGAIQDSGIAKHASPVLWFYAADFDTEQIGKFISKYADSGFKSVWFASAFKGTTGPAQAWTPLNYHLKNHLSWLKVIQAMSKFPFIKFQGIALTGWQRYDHYSVLCELLPVGIPSLAMCLQTLVNGGFTEATKKRILDMLGFQSMDLEKSMCEGNGAFPGSEIYRMVEQINGQLKESIAKVLEEESAIKGWFSPYHRKHQFANPRNLENFGTKVLKVHEDWENFIQNFRSQLESIYFPDTVEEWMEENVNPYMDRLREFVRDYREIIRLNAKPKAL, encoded by the exons ATGGCCTTCCCGCGGAACCAGAAGCTGAACCTCCTGCGCCTCACCGTGCTCTTGATCGTGGCTTTAGCAGGCATCAAATTTATCTTCCGAGACAG CGTTACCCTGGATCTGCACAAGCACATCAGCAAGGACAATGACTTCTGGGGAAAGGCTGGAGAGGAAAAGGAGAAggcccacccccacagccaggcCCTGGAGCTCTCGGCGGTGAAGATAACGGATCCAAAGGAAGACACCAAAAAGCAGCTCTCCAAGGACTTCAGCACCACGGAGATGAGGCTCGTCCACCTGGACCTGAAAGGAGCCGCGCCCAAGGTCTCCTACTTGGAGCAG GTGTTTCCGCTTCTCTCCAAACTTGGTGCAAATGGAATCCTGGTCGAGTACGAAGACATGTTTCCCTTTAAGGGTGAGCTTGAAACCCTCAAGTCTCCATACGCTTATAG CGAGGATGACGTCGAGAAGATCCAGCAGCTAGCGGCGCTCAATAAGCTGGAGGTGGTTCCCCTGGTGCAGACCTTTGGGCACGTGGAG TTTATCCTGAAGCACGACAAATACCGATACCTGCGGGAGGTCGAGCGTTTCCCCAACAGCCTCAACCCCCACGTCCCAGACACCCTGTCCCTGCTGAAGAGCATGCTGTCGCAGGTGATGGACAAACACAGACACTCCAGCTGGATCCACATCGGAGCCGACGAG GTCTTTCATCTAGGGGAAGGAATGGATTCCAAGAACTGGATCAGCCACAGCGATGGAGATGTGGGGAAGATGTACCTGAATCACATCAAGGAGGTTGTGAACTTCATCGTGAACCAGTACAAGGGACTCCAAGTCCTCATGTGGGACGACATGCTGAGGAAGATCAGCGTGGGAGCCATCCAAG ACTCTGGCATCGCGAAGCATGCCTCCCCGGTGCTCTGGTTCTACGCCGCAGACTTTGACACGGAGCAGATAG GAAAGTTTATTTCAAAGTACGCAGACAGTGGCTTCAAATCGGTGTGGTTCGCGAGCGCCTTTAAAGGCACCACCGGCCCCGCGCAGGCCTGGACCCCTTTAAATTACCACCTGAAAAACCATCTGAGCTGGCTGAAGGTGATCCAGGCCATGTCCAAGTTCCCGTTCATCAAGTTCCAGGGAATTGCCCTCACTGGGTGGCAGAG GTACGACCACTACTCCGTGCTGTGTGAGCTGCTGCCGGTGGGGATCCCATCCCTGGCCATGTGTCTGCAGACGCTGGTGAACG GTGGATTTACTGAAGCAACTAAAAAGAGAATCCTGGACATGTTGGGCTTCCAGAGCATGGATCTAGAGAAGAGCATGTG TGAAGGAAACGGTGCATTTCCAGGCTCTGAAATCTATCGCATGGTCGAGCAAATCAATGGCCAGTTAAAAGAGAGCATTGCGAAAGTCCTGGAGGAAGAAAG CGCCATCAAGGGCTGGTTCAGCCCGTACCACAGGAAGCACCAGTTCGCTAACCCGCGCAACCTGGAGAACTTCGGCACCAAGGTGTTGAA GGTCCACGAGGACTGGGAGAACTTCATCCAGAACTTCCGCTCCCAGCTGGAGAGCATCTACTTCCCCGACACGGTGGAGGAGTGGATGGAGGAGAACGTCAATCCCTACATGGACCGGCTGCGGGAGTTCGTCCGGGACTACAGGGAGATCATCCGCCTGAACGCCAAGCCCAAGGCTCTGTAG